From Isachenkonia alkalipeptolytica:
AACCCTTTCTTATTTAGTGATCTTTTTGGGGGCTATGCACCTGGTTAATACAGAAAAACAAGTGAAATTTTTGATTGGAACCCTTGTTGCTTCTGCTACTGTGATGAGCTTTGTCGGACTTAGTCAATTTCTGAACCGAGACATATTTGCCACTGACTTTTTCAGACGATTAATCCTTCCCCGGGAATACCACCACATTGCCGATGAAGTGTCCATCAATTTTGGTGCAAGAAGAATCTATGGAACCCTATACAACCCAAACTATGTGGGTAGTTATGTAGCCCTTATGTTTCCTTTAGGCGTAGTGGGGATTTATTACTTCAAAAAACTTTGGCAAAAATCCCTGGCTGCTGTCTTTATAGTCCTACAGCTTCTTTTACTCCTTGGCTCTCAGTCTCGAGCAGGTTTTGTGGGTGTGGCCTTTTCCTTTCTAGTGCTACTTCTGTTTTACAGAAAGACGCTAATCGCTCAGTGGAAACAATCCCTTGCAGCTTTCCTTATATTACTGATGGGATTTGTGGGAGTAAACACCGTTACAGAAGGGCTGACCTTCGACCGGATATTTGACTTTTCCATTGGGGAAAGTCGTGCTTATCGAAACTGGGGTTTTGAAGGCATCGATGCGGAGGATAATGAGTTAACCCTAACCATGAGTGGTGAAAGCATGACGATAGAGTATATTGAAGGGGAGCCCATGGCTTTTTATAATGAAAGCGGCGAAGAACTTTCTTATAGTTTAAACAATGAAACGCAGGAAGTAGAGTTTGATAATGAAGACTTAGATTCCTTTGACCTTGCATTGAAACAATACGCTGAAGGGTTAGTTGTAGAACAGAGTATAGGAAGTGGTCGTGATCTTCATTTCTTAGCCCTTAGTAGTGGTTTTTACCTCCTGGGACCCCACGGAGAAACCCCTGCCTATGAAGATGTCCCTTCCATTGGATTTGAAAACAGTGGACAGTTTGCTTCCGGAAGAGGAC
This genomic window contains:
- a CDS encoding O-antigen ligase family protein; translated protein: MSKSKKFQKKKHKNKTYKGILGILPLAAILGILPLIVYMRVIPVEPELQSYWTDVNNVDFFHYYKSQFLVAMASITLIILGFTGTFQWKVYKKYYILTGLLAVTAILSTIFTSTPAIATSGFYDRYEGIYATLSYLVIFLGAMHLVNTEKQVKFLIGTLVASATVMSFVGLSQFLNRDIFATDFFRRLILPREYHHIADEVSINFGARRIYGTLYNPNYVGSYVALMFPLGVVGIYYFKKLWQKSLAAVFIVLQLLLLLGSQSRAGFVGVAFSFLVLLLFYRKTLIAQWKQSLAAFLILLMGFVGVNTVTEGLTFDRIFDFSIGESRAYRNWGFEGIDAEDNELTLTMSGESMTIEYIEGEPMAFYNESGEELSYSLNNETQEVEFDNEDLDSFDLALKQYAEGLVVEQSIGSGRDLHFLALSSGFYLLGPHGETPAYEDVPSIGFENSGQFASGRGHIWSRTFPLLTETLLIGHGPDTFPLNFPQEDYIGKLKYHARTTIVVDKVHNMYLQSAVETGVLSALAMIILFGIYLWESTALYLHRKKESFIEATGLILFIATIGYLLAGIFNDSAVSVAPIFWILLGMGVAVNKTLEKEDTL